One Acidimicrobiales bacterium genomic window, GTGGCTGGCCTCGAGGGCAGCGGACGTGAGCTGGGCGAGGAGCCCGTTGAGGATCATGCAGATCGCCATGTCGCTTCGCACGCCGGGGGCCAGGTCGACGGTGAGGGTGACCCGCATCGGTTCGGGATGGGCAGAGCGCGTGCGTGGGCAGGGCTTCAAGGGTGGGCCGTGTGGTCAGGTGGGGCGGCCCGCCGCTCGCCGAGCAGCGTTTCAGCTTGTTGGCGCAGCCACCGGTTCTCGTCGGTGAGTCGTGCAATCTCGGATCGCAGCGCTTCGGCTCGGGCGTGTCGGGAGTCCTCGCCGGCTCGTAACCGCGAGGGCAGGGGACGGTCCGCCGCTGCCGGCACGTCTCGGAGCTGAGCGATCTCGGTGCGCAGGTCGTCATGGCGGTAGAGGAACGAGCGGGACACGCCAGCGACGCGGGACACGGCGGCGACGGTGACGTGGTGCCCGTCGCGGTCGAGGCATCGGATGGCTTCGATGGCCCGGTCTCGTGCCTGTTCGCTGCGGAACCGGGTGGAGAGGGCGAGGTGGGAGGTGTTGTCAGCTCGCATCTTGGGCGTCGTCTCCGTGGAGGGCTTCGAGGGCGGGGATGATCGTGTCGAGGCTGTCTTGGACCTTGCGCAGGTTGGCCACTTGCCGGAACCGTCCGTCGGCTTCGGCCTTGGCGATGAGCCGACGGTTGGTTTTGGCCTGGGCTCGGTGCACGGGCAGGAACTCCGGTGTGGTCTGGAAGTCGGGGCACGTCAAACAGGCATTCGGGTGCGGACAGTCGCGTTGTGGTGGCCGTCCGCAGTAGCCGTTGGGCAGGCTGTCGGCGACGCGGGCCAGGTTGTGCTTGATCCACTCCGCGTCGGTGGCCGGCGAATCGGCGTCATACGCGAGGAGTTGGCCGACGATGTTGACCCTGCTTTTGCAGTACTGGTCGAACGCGGCTCGCATCGTCTGGTCGTGCAGGTGGGCGTACACGGCGGTCATCTGCGGGCTCGCGTGACCCAGGTAGCGCTGCACGATGTGGGCGGGGACGCCTTGGTTGATCATCCTTGTGCCGACGGTGTGGCGGAACCGGTGGGCGGTCACGGTGACCGCCTCGCCGGCCTCGTCGCGCAGATCGAGCAGGCGCGACCAGCGCAGAAGGTGCTGTTGGAGGTTGGTGCTGGGATAGGGACGGGTGCCGTCGGCGTTGCCCCGTTGTCTGGGGAACAGCAGCGCGCAGCCGGCCGGGAACCGGGAGCGCACGTGTTGTTGTTGGGCGGCGATGGTCGCCGCTGCACGCTCAGAGAGCGGCACGAGCTGTTCGATGCCGACCTTGGAGTTGTGATAGCGCAGGCACGGCCAGCCAGTGGAGTCGGTCACGACGGGATCGAAGGCGAGCATGCAGGCGTCGCCCGCCCGCAGCCCGGCCTCGATGAGCAGGACTACCAGATGTCGCGTGCTCACATCCGGTAGAGACGCGATCGCCTCGTCGGGCTCGAGCTGTCCCATCACGAACTCGCTGATGAAGCGGGGCACCGCGACTTCCCGTCGGGGCAGGTCTTCCCGGTAGACGATGGCGTCGGCGGGCAGGCGGGGCAACCAGCCGTGACGGCGGCTGTGGTCCAAGAAGATCTTCAGACCGACCAGCAGACCAGTGCGGGTGGCGGGCGACCGGCCGGACCCGGCGAGCCACAACAGGTAGTCCTCGATCACGGCCCGGGTGACGACCGATTCGTTGTCGGCCGGAGCGGGCCGGGCGGCGAGGAACCCGGAGAAGGAGCGAATGGCGGCGACGTCGCCGGCCACCGAGGAGAACCTCGTGCCGGTGGCCAGGCGGAACCGGGCCCAACGTTTGGCCGCGTCGCGAAGCCAACCAGGGTGGACGGTGGTGAAGCTGATCCGGTGGGGCGAGCGGTGCGGTTCGATCCCCAATCGGCGGGCGTCCCACACGTCACGCCCGTAGAGGACATCGGCGTCGCCCTCGGCGGCGAGGTCCTCGATGCGGGCATACGCGTAGCGCACCAGTGCCCGCTCATGGGACCCACTCGCCTCCTCCGGTGTCACCCGGGCGAGGTCAGCCAACCACCGGTCCAGGGACCGGTCCAACAGCGACGACACGCCGCTGGACCGGAGCAGCTCGGTGATCTCGCCCATCACGCGGGGGGTGAGCGGCGCGCCCCGCTCGTCGTGACGGCATTGCAGGACATAGGCCAGTTCCAGGCGGGCCGTTCCCTTGAGCCCCCACAGGTCAAAGGAGTTCCGCGGCCTCCGGGCCTGGCGGGCGGCCGGCGAGGCACCGGCCACGAAGGCGTCCAGGTCGGGTTTGCCGTCGGCCGTCCACGCCCGATGGTGGACCTCGCAGATGCCGCGGGCCTTGGCCGGCCCGCCACAGCCGGCCACCCGGCACGACCCGCGGCCCAGCGCCGGGTCATCCGGGCCGGGTTGGTAACGCTCGACGTCGAACTCGGGCCGCACCGCGGCGGCCAACGTCGCCGCCCACCGGCGCGACCCTTCCGGTGTCGCCGCCGCGAGGGCGGTCATGGCCGGGTCTCGGTGGCCGGCCACACACCGGCGCGGACCAACTCGGCGGCCACATCCGCGGCGGAGAGGTGCAGGTAGGTCTGGCTGGTCGTGACCACGCTGGCGTGGGTGAGACGTTTGGAGACGATCTCGATCGCCACGCCCTGGCGGATCAGGTCGGTGGCGTGGCTGTGGCGCAGCATGTGGGGGGCGAACACGATCCCGGTCCGGGCCCGTAGCCGGGCGACCAAGCCGGACACCGCCTGGTAGCGCAACGGATGCCCGAACGGTTGGCCCCACAAGTTGACGAACACATAGTCGCAGTCCAAGTCGCCGTACTCGACGAACAGATACTCCGAGTACAGCCGGATCAGCGCGGCGGTGACCGGGATCGTGTGCTCGCTGCGGCACTTGGCCCGGGCGTCATTGGCGTTGTCGGCCCGGGGGACGATGCGCACCTCCCGGACCTGGCTTGCGATATCAGCGTGACGCAACCCGAGGGCTTGCCCGACCCGCATCCCCGTCTCGGCCAGGATGGCCAGCAACAGCCGGTCCCGGAGCCGGTCACAGGCGGCGAGCAGCGCCCCGATCTGCTCGGCGGTAAGCGTGGCCGGCATCCGCCGGGGCACCGGCAAGCTGATCGGCCGGGTCGGGACCGGCCGGCCTCTGGTGATGTGGTGCAGGAACGGCTTGTAGGCCCCCCGGCCAGATCGGCGCCAGGCGACCAACCCGGCGGCCAATTTCACCCCGGAGCGAGCATGGAAGTCGTAGAACCCGAACACCGCCCCCAGATGCCGGTTCACCGTCGACGGCGCCCGACGGGAAGCGCTCGGCGCAAGCACGATCACGTTGTCGGCCGG contains:
- a CDS encoding tyrosine-type recombinase/integrase, translated to MRVQRLVMPGDGRRSWTVVDDDGVPVDPVESYLAYLCALERSPNTVRAYASSLKFWFEFCARRGVVWDRAQVEDVARFVADLRAPADNVIVLAPSASRRAPSTVNRHLGAVFGFYDFHARSGVKLAAGLVAWRRSGRGAYKPFLHHITRGRPVPTRPISLPVPRRMPATLTAEQIGALLAACDRLRDRLLLAILAETGMRVGQALGLRHADIASQVREVRIVPRADNANDARAKCRSEHTIPVTAALIRLYSEYLFVEYGDLDCDYVFVNLWGQPFGHPLRYQAVSGLVARLRARTGIVFAPHMLRHSHATDLIRQGVAIEIVSKRLTHASVVTTSQTYLHLSAADVAAELVRAGVWPATETRP
- a CDS encoding DUF6262 family protein, which encodes MRADNTSHLALSTRFRSEQARDRAIEAIRCLDRDGHHVTVAAVSRVAGVSRSFLYRHDDLRTEIAQLRDVPAAADRPLPSRLRAGEDSRHARAEALRSEIARLTDENRWLRQQAETLLGERRAAPPDHTAHP
- a CDS encoding tyrosine-type recombinase/integrase is translated as MTALAAATPEGSRRWAATLAAAVRPEFDVERYQPGPDDPALGRGSCRVAGCGGPAKARGICEVHHRAWTADGKPDLDAFVAGASPAARQARRPRNSFDLWGLKGTARLELAYVLQCRHDERGAPLTPRVMGEITELLRSSGVSSLLDRSLDRWLADLARVTPEEASGSHERALVRYAYARIEDLAAEGDADVLYGRDVWDARRLGIEPHRSPHRISFTTVHPGWLRDAAKRWARFRLATGTRFSSVAGDVAAIRSFSGFLAARPAPADNESVVTRAVIEDYLLWLAGSGRSPATRTGLLVGLKIFLDHSRRHGWLPRLPADAIVYREDLPRREVAVPRFISEFVMGQLEPDEAIASLPDVSTRHLVVLLIEAGLRAGDACMLAFDPVVTDSTGWPCLRYHNSKVGIEQLVPLSERAAATIAAQQQHVRSRFPAGCALLFPRQRGNADGTRPYPSTNLQQHLLRWSRLLDLRDEAGEAVTVTAHRFRHTVGTRMINQGVPAHIVQRYLGHASPQMTAVYAHLHDQTMRAAFDQYCKSRVNIVGQLLAYDADSPATDAEWIKHNLARVADSLPNGYCGRPPQRDCPHPNACLTCPDFQTTPEFLPVHRAQAKTNRRLIAKAEADGRFRQVANLRKVQDSLDTIIPALEALHGDDAQDAS